The genomic interval TTGCTGATAATCTTAAAAAAAGAGTAATCAAAGAGCAATAAATGAAACTGATAACTTATAAAAACGGCAAAAATCGTTCTTTAGGAGTTTTAGGATGTGACGACACGGTTTTTGATTTTAGTTTGGCGGGATTAAATTTTGCCGATATGCATGAATTTATCGTCAAACATAAAAAAAGCGATTTAAAAAAATTGAAAAAATTCTCCAAAAAAAGCGGCGGATTGAAGTTGAAAAACAGCAGTAAATGTCCATCTATCACGCCAAGACAAGATGTCATTTGCTTGGGAATAAATTATTTGGAGCACGCAATTGAATCATATAAATTTAAAAACATTAAATTTGACGGAAAGCGCGAATATGCCGTTTATTTTAGCAAACGCGTAAATGAAGCGACAGGCGATTTCGGCAAGATTGAACCACATTTTGATTTGACGCAAAAGCTTGATTATGAAGCTGAACTTGCCGTAATTATCGGCAAAGATGCAAAAAACGTAAGTGCCGATGAAGCTGAAAATTACATTTTCGGTTACACTATTTTAAATGATTTTTCTGCAAGAGATTTACAAAACAATCACAAACAATGGTATTTCGGCAAAAGCCTTGATACATTTACGGCAATCGGCCCTTGCATAGTAACATCAGATGAAATAGATACTGAAAATTTAGTTATAAAATGCTTTGTAAACGGCGAACTTCGCCAAAATTCAAATACTTCAAATATGATTTTTGATAAAAATTTTGTCATCTCTGAGCTTAGTGCAGGAATTACTTTAAAAGCTGGAAGCGTTATTTCTATGGGGACGCCAAGTGGTGTCGGAATGGGTTTTACACCGCCAAAATTCTTAAAATCCGGTGATAAAATCGAATGTGAAATAGAAAATATCGGAAAATTAACAAATTTTATAAGGTAGAAAAATGAAATTAAAAGAACTATATAGTGTTGTTTGTATTATATTTGCGTCAAATTTTAAAGGCGTAATTGATAAGGAGCATTTTGATAAACTTGCGAAAAATTGGGTTGTAGTCAACCAAAATCCGCAAAATAAAACAGGTCACGAGTTTTGGGCTAAATTTTTAGAAAACAGAGATAAAAATTCAGATGAAACTTTAAAAAAAATCGGTGCTGATTTTGAGCTTTTAAAGCCGAGTTTCGATATTGATACTTTTAAACTTATCAGCGAAACGGATATTACGCTTTTTTTTGAAAAGTTCAGATACAAAAGACCTTTTG from Campylobacter hominis ATCC BAA-381 carries:
- a CDS encoding fumarylacetoacetate hydrolase family protein, giving the protein MKLITYKNGKNRSLGVLGCDDTVFDFSLAGLNFADMHEFIVKHKKSDLKKLKKFSKKSGGLKLKNSSKCPSITPRQDVICLGINYLEHAIESYKFKNIKFDGKREYAVYFSKRVNEATGDFGKIEPHFDLTQKLDYEAELAVIIGKDAKNVSADEAENYIFGYTILNDFSARDLQNNHKQWYFGKSLDTFTAIGPCIVTSDEIDTENLVIKCFVNGELRQNSNTSNMIFDKNFVISELSAGITLKAGSVISMGTPSGVGMGFTPPKFLKSGDKIECEIENIGKLTNFIR